A section of the Malus sylvestris chromosome 17, drMalSylv7.2, whole genome shotgun sequence genome encodes:
- the LOC126609556 gene encoding ATP synthase subunit epsilon, mitochondrial-like yields the protein MASNAAAPFWRAAGMTYITYSNICANLVRNCLKEPYKTEAISRERVHFAVSKWAEGKPEKPTVRTDTPEA from the exons ATGGCATCGAACGCAGCGGCACCGTTTTGGCGCGCAGCCGGTATGACCTACATCACCTACTCCAACATCTGTGCGAATCTGGTTCGGAATTGCCTCAAGGAGCCTTACAAGACCGAAGCCATTTCCCGCGAGAGGGTCCACTTCGCCGTCTCCAAGTGGGCGGAAGGCAAGCCTGAGAAGCCCA CTGTTCGTACGGATACACCTGAAGCATGA